The following proteins are co-located in the Thermosipho affectus genome:
- a CDS encoding alkaline phosphatase family protein: MKPVYEKSIVSFVNVLLKHFGVSPYHEFKEMEEYLFPFLEKKEKIIVVILDSLGFKKFKELGVIFENYTRLSSVFPTTTVAAVTSIMTGLTPKEHGLLGYVQFLREIGTLVNMIDFSFPGMSENSFATLVKKNIKRLPNVFQLLKKEGLYGGVLTAQNIANSGLSFLIQNNANVLTYYSTLDMLVKLERMLRKDFKGILFTYYGTIDGIGHKMGPDSDSYEYEAKYILEWFKKLNADKKTRIFILADHGMITTPNEKNKFMGSELLKFLKIPPAGEMRMMYFYVQKNKKERFLEYMEEKYSGKFEIYPSKECLMEGYFGIGKAHPETVHRIGDYVLICKDNYSFTYTYTGGEQKLKGMHGSLSYEELFVPLIII; encoded by the coding sequence ATGAAACCCGTATATGAAAAGAGTATTGTGTCTTTTGTAAATGTCTTATTGAAACACTTTGGTGTTTCTCCATATCATGAATTTAAGGAAATGGAGGAATATCTTTTCCCATTTCTTGAAAAAAAAGAAAAGATCATAGTAGTTATATTGGATAGTTTGGGTTTTAAAAAATTTAAAGAATTAGGTGTAATTTTTGAAAATTACACAAGATTAAGTAGTGTTTTCCCCACTACAACAGTTGCAGCTGTTACGAGTATTATGACCGGGCTTACACCAAAAGAACATGGTCTTTTAGGATACGTCCAATTTTTACGTGAAATAGGAACATTGGTTAATATGATAGATTTTAGTTTTCCAGGGATGAGTGAAAATAGTTTTGCAACCCTTGTAAAGAAAAATATCAAAAGACTTCCAAACGTTTTTCAACTTTTAAAAAAAGAAGGTTTATATGGTGGAGTGCTTACCGCTCAAAATATTGCAAATTCCGGGCTTTCTTTTCTCATACAAAATAACGCCAATGTGTTAACTTATTATTCCACACTAGATATGCTTGTAAAGTTGGAAAGAATGTTAAGAAAAGATTTTAAGGGAATTTTATTTACATATTATGGAACTATAGATGGGATAGGCCACAAGATGGGACCAGATAGTGATTCATATGAATATGAGGCAAAGTATATATTAGAATGGTTTAAAAAATTAAATGCAGACAAGAAAACAAGAATATTTATATTGGCTGATCATGGTATGATTACCACACCAAATGAAAAAAATAAGTTTATGGGGAGTGAATTATTAAAATTCCTAAAGATTCCACCAGCAGGTGAGATGAGGATGATGTATTTTTATGTACAAAAAAATAAAAAGGAAAGGTTTCTAGAATATATGGAGGAAAAATACTCTGGAAAATTTGAAATCTATCCATCTAAAGAGTGTTTAATGGAAGGATATTTTGGTATAGGAAAGGCGCACCCTGAAACGGTGCACCGGATAGGAGATTATGTGCTTATTTGTAAAGATAACTATTCGTTTACTTATACCTACACAGGTGGAGAACAAAAACTCAAGGGAATGCATGGTTCTCTTTCTTACGAAGAACTCTTTGTACCACTAATTATAATCTAA
- a CDS encoding ferritin-like domain-containing protein, translating into MTTSELLGVALKIEGAGYSYYTKLSNISSGKLKELFLELANEEREHAKIFEDILKEHEDENLNLNEEEIGYLKAFADDIIFPKLNIDKIPQSIKEALKLAIEVEKDSIIFYNDIKMLILNNDALEKIIEEEKKHMKKLTLKLNENDTFDMYSEGSKI; encoded by the coding sequence ATGACAACAAGTGAATTGTTGGGAGTTGCTCTAAAAATTGAAGGTGCGGGATATTCATACTATACAAAACTATCAAATATTTCTTCTGGAAAATTAAAAGAGTTATTTTTAGAACTTGCTAACGAGGAAAGGGAACATGCAAAAATATTTGAAGATATATTAAAAGAACATGAAGATGAAAACCTAAATTTAAACGAAGAGGAAATCGGATATTTAAAAGCTTTTGCAGATGATATTATATTTCCAAAATTAAATATCGACAAGATTCCACAAAGTATAAAGGAAGCTTTAAAACTTGCAATAGAAGTTGAAAAAGATTCTATTATATTCTACAATGATATAAAAATGCTCATTTTAAATAACGATGCACTGGAAAAAATTATTGAAGAAGAAAAAAAACACATGAAAAAGCTAACTCTAAAATTAAATGAAAACGATACATTTGATATGTACAGTGAAGGTAGTAAGATTTAG